The following proteins are co-located in the Gigantopelta aegis isolate Gae_Host chromosome 5, Gae_host_genome, whole genome shotgun sequence genome:
- the LOC121373113 gene encoding protein sneaky-like, with protein MSRSEDSRSWHSDEFGDYSETDPLLGGSTHSLFISPGEENPDRGYSSPDNLSLEGSVIRQGSDTESAKKKSPKKPKGARKKKKRRKCPKFLRLIGKTLRKVWLSDTNQYTAVKSALTFPIGILLGYAFNQVVLTKFDLEEETYEIASAGCLFVIAVCFTASVRMRCMLSLVVLLIFGKGGRSYVSAFAIMYLIAGPVTNIIYNAKETTKMLTCMTQVLVNLTRNRFKLRTEPIKEGLKDIQSRGFYIKEIIENLQNSYQPIRDEIEDDSEVVMLKDEPKKAPKYDPKPKKEKMTIEAEITDVGDDDSKLARILDIERRWQKKLNYRCEGVFHLATQRCRKWFANTESQCLSFFSIFGYILCLPLKLSFLCNIIRIFTGVLGLDCNSVSIMNPGMGETYSAVHDMVYGLDQNFKVNMQYKVVNSQQDLNYMSAEHARKATMRMFEEKARIMKFVMTVMKRLLAFTFIIVLRK; from the exons ATGAGTCGCTCAGAAGACTCAAGGTCTTGGCACAGCGATGAGTTTGGGGATTACTCAGAAACGGATCCGCTGCTAGGTGGCAGCACTCACAGTCTATTTATCTCCCCTGGTGAGGAGAACCCCGATAGAGGTTACAGTAGTCCCGACAACTTGTCTCTCGAGGGATCGGTGATTAGACAAGGTAGTGACACAGAGTCAGCGAAGAAAAAGTCTCCTAAAAAACCCAAAGGCGccagaaagaagaagaaaagaagaa agtgTCCGAAGTTTCTGCGATTGATCGGGAAAACGTTACGGAAAGTCTGGCTGTCGGACACAAACCAGTACACTGCGGTTAAATCAGCGCTGACCTTTCCAATCGGAATTCTACTCGGATACG CGTTCAACCAGGTGGTTCTGACGAAGTTTGACCTCGAGGAGGAGACCTACGAGATCGCGTCTGCAGGCTGTCTCTTCGTTATCGCCGTGTGCTTCACGGCCAGTGTTCGCATGCGCTGCATGCTCTCTCTCGTGGTGCTGCTCATCTTCGGCAAGGGCGGCCGTTCCTACGTGTCCGCGTTCGCCATCATGTACCTGATAGCAG GTCCGGTCACTAACATAATCTATAACGCCAAAGAGACCACCAAAATGCTGACCTGTATGACTCAGGTTCTGGTCAACCTGACAAGGAACCGATTTAAACTTCGAACGGAACCCATCAAGGAAGGGCTTAAAGATATCCAG AGTCGTGGTTTTTATATAAAGGAAATCATCGAGAACCTGCAGAATTCATATCAGCCAATCAGAGATGAG ATCGAAGACGACAGCGAGGTTGTGATGTTGAAGGATGAACCAAAGAAGGCGCCAAAGTACGATCCTAAACCGAAGAAAGAGAAGATGACCATTGAAGCCGAGATAACTGACGTGGGCGACGACGATTCGAAACTGGCTCGAATTCTCGACATCGAGAGAAGGTGGCAGAAAAAACTCAACTACCGCTGTGAAG GCGTCTTTCACCTGGCCACCCAACGGTGCCGGAAGTGGTTCGCCAACACAGAGTCCCAGTGTCTGAGTTTCTTCTCCATATTCGGCTACATACTCTGTCTGCCTCTCAAACTGAGCTTCCTGTGCAACATCATCCGAA TATTCACTGGAGTTCTTGGATTGGACTGCAACTCGGTGTCGATCATGAACCCTGGAATGGGGGAGACGTACAGTGCCGTACACGACATGGTGTACGGCTTGGATCAGAACTTTAAAGTGAACATGCAGTACAAG GTCGTGAACTCACAACAGGATCTGAACTACATGAGTGCTGAGCATGCGCGGAAGGCGACGATGCGCATGTTTGAGGAGAAAGCGCGAATCATGAAGTTTGTCATGACCGTCATGAAGCGTCTGTTGGCCTTCACCTTCATCATAGTGTTGAGAAAGTAG